GCATCGGCAACAACAAGCGATATTCAAGACGAAAATATTCCAAAGAGATCGTGCGGTGATGTTATTGCTTATGATGCTGGAGATAgtggaaaaaaatgtcattcggaCTGGAAAGTGTACAACACACGatccaagaaaaaataattaattttattcagAATGTCTTGTATTTTATTATTGTGAAATATTATCTCATGAGATGAGCCAGCCgcgggctgaaaatctcaaaaataaagattaaaaaaaaaaaacctataaaTTCGATTCAAGGCTTTTAGGCGGAACCAATACTATTTTAGAATACAATTAACTAATAACTAATAATTTATAGCAATAGCTAAATTAAACAATTAGATAGAGATCTCGTGGCCGGTTGCTCAACAACAATAAGTATTTCTCCTTGCTATCTGTTGTCATCAATCATCCCAATCACCTTTACTTCAACTGGCTCACGGTAGACGTCCGGCAGGTCTGCGAACGACGCGTTGTACGTATAGGTGTATCTGCCTCGGATGGGCGTAGGCAACAGTCCCCCCCAGTAGTTGGACCCTGGTCCGGCTTACTGTCATTTACTCCTACGTCCAATACGGCCAGTTTGGTTGCAGGTCTGTCGTACAAACCGCTAGTTGTTTGAACTGTCGCCGACCTAACTTGTCCATCGGAAGAAGTCTTCACAGAAACTACTCGCCCTTTCGGCCAGCAATTTCTAGGGAATGTGGAGTCTACGATAATTACTACGTCTCCTATAGCGATCGGCTTGCTTGGGCTGAACCATTTAGTACGACGTGATATTTCGGGCGTGTATTCATTAACCCATCGCTTCCAAAAATAATTCGCCAGTACATCAGAAGTCTTCCACGACTGCCGCATCACGACAGCACTGTCATCGTAGAGAACAAGCGGTTTTGAGCCGTTGGAGGAGCCAACCAAAAAATGATTTGGTGTTAGTGCTGGCGACGACTCATCGTCAACGGGAACATGAGTTAACGGTCGACTGTTaacaatattctctattttgatCAACATATTCCGTAAAACCTCTTCGGTGAGCATATGTTTTGGTTTTATCTCAAGTAAAACTCTCTTGATGGTCTGTATCAGGCGTTCCCAGGCGCCTCCCATATGTGGAGAAGCAGGTGGGTTAAACTTCCACGTCGTAGACGCTGTAGTGAACTCTACTGCTAATTTGTGATTGTCAATAGCAGCAAGCGCAGCTCTGAGCTCCTTTGACGCGCCCACAAAATTTGTACCTTGATCGCTTATTATTTGAATCGGGGTTCCACGCCTGGCAAAGCAATTTTGTAAGGCCATTATGCAAGAGTCGGTTGAGAGACTGTTCGCCATTTCTATGTGGACTGCGCGTGTGGTTAGACAAGTTACTAATACCCCCCAGCGTTTTTCCGGGCGGCGTCTAACGATTACTTGATACGGTCCGAAATAATCTACCCCTACATACGAGAATGGTCGGATATATGCCGCTAGTCGTTCTTTCGGCAAATTCGCCATCATTGGAGGGCTTGGAGTTGCTAGACGTATTTTACAATGTTGGCACTCTCGACGGACTCTATTACATTCAACGCGAATTCTTGGAATGTAGTATATTCTTCTTGCTTCATTAACCACGGTTTCATTACACAAATGATGATATTTTTCGTGAATACCTTGTAGAACTAATGTAGTGAGGGGATGACGTCGAGGAAGAACGATAGGACGATGCGCATTGCCGAATGTGAGATCACAAATGTCAATGCGGCTTTGAATTCGCATCAGGCCCGATTCGTCGAGAGTGGGATTTAATTTATATAGGGAACTAGTTTTCGGTAAAATGGGCTTACCAGTTGacatatttggattggatagtAGTCCTATTTCATCCGCGTAACGTTCTTGCTGTGTGCGTTTGAAAAGATAGAATTCTGCCAATCGAAGCTCGTCACTGGTTAGGGGCCCCTTAAGTAGttttttaccattcattttgcGTCTTATGTTAGCGGGAAATCGCGACACCAATGCCGAAATCCGCAACAAGCGGGTCCAGTTAGAAAAATCTTTAGCCTGCAAGATATCGATGTCTTCATGGACGCAATGATACAATAAATGTGATCGAAGCTCTTCTGGTGTAGTTTCGTTGTTGATTgattcaatgaattattggcagtggctgattttctacccgccgctgccacatccaggcgctatcgtatatgcgcaaatagccagcaagagttaaccgccagaaatttgtatggcgaaagacatctaacgcgggttttctcaaaattaggaacttttcatgaaaaactatttggtaccggttatgaaggatggtgtccgctactacgcctaccaaatattttttcgattaagatgcttaattttgagaaatcgaacgttagatgcctttcgccatactgatttcagaaagttaactcctagtgtgccgctgtaagcacgctcaaagcaggcgattcattggccATTCTGATTTCGCTGCTAATAGGAAGGGCGGCCCTGTGAACCACCGACAGCTTTTTTTAAAGCTTGTTTGATCGTCCCATTTCGTCCCCTCGTCGGCAACATTAAATTTTCCTCGCAACCATTGCCATTCCGAAACATCTGTGGTTTCCAAAATTTCGCCTACTCTGAAGGCGACAAATTTATTGTATCTCCGATGATCCGCTTTGACCTAATGAAATGAtattaaatataagaaaattaaATGTATGCACCCCTAGTTATAAATCAATGGGATTTATATTTAAGAACATGACAATAGAGTTTATTATTGAGTTAGTGTGGAGGTTCTGTCGGCAGGAAGATAATCGGTTTCAGTCAAATCACCGAAATTGTAAGTAATATACTAATTTTAATCatgtaaaaatcaataaaagaatATATATTACAGCTTTTTAGCTAATAACTGACAAATGACGTCTTTTATTTGCTGTAAGCATCGGTGCGAGGTCGCCAGCTGACACCTTCCGCAACACTAAAAAGAATTTCGACGCATCTGCGCCATCGAATACGGCGGAAAGCGATATGCAGTGCTTCACCAAAGTGGCTGGATCAAATTAGATTTTCACCGCGAGATGCACGAAAATCTATAGATCAGAAAGCCATTGTGATCTATCGCATGTTATCGCAAACAGAGAGCTAGGAATGACGATTGCTGTGCTAGGATGCAGACGACAACGCGGGCAGAAGCTGCCATCAAATAATGTGGCTACAGGCTTTTGTGCCAAACGCTCATATCGGTACTGATTGATTCGCCAGTTAGCAGGAAAAACGTGTGTTAACCACCACAGATTAACGATCATCGCAAACTTCTTTGCACTGGTTCAAGCAAACTGAACATGAGTGTATTGGAAGCACGTCGTATGCGTCTGGAGAGTTGTCGTCTAATAGTTCTGCGTTCGTATTCATTCAGAAAGACCAAATTTATTTGTGATGTGTTTTAGGTATAGATTAAAGTACATTAACAAATTCAATAGTCGACTAGAATCGTCAAACATTGATGCAAATATTATTAACTTTTATGTGTTCATGGATCTACAAGTATTAGTGCGATATGTATGTGTGATCATTGTAAAACTTCACCTAGCCTGAAGTGTTACGGGGGGGAGTGTTACATTTCGCACCCTAATGAAATGAtattaaatataagaaaattaaATGTATGCACCCCTAGTTATAAATCAATGGGATTTATATTTAAGAACATGACAATAGAGTTTATTATTGAGTTAGTGTGGAGGTTCTGTCGGCAGGAAGATAATCGGTTTCAGTCAAATCACCGAAATTGTAAGTAATATACTAATTTTAATCatgtaaaaatcaataaaagaatATATATTACAGCTTTTTAGCTAATAACTGACAAATGACGTCTTTTATTTGCTGTAAGCATCGGTGCGAGGTCGCCAGCTGACACCTTCCGCAACAATGAGtattaaatcaaattccagacaaaatcatcattcattaaGTAGGTACATGATTTACGCAAATTTCATGTTACTCACTCTGATTGTTGTTTATTCTGCAAGAAACATTCATCACAACCTTTGTCagcgaaataaaaatagcaccacCATGTTTTTTACTAATATTTTCTTAAATTATGTTCAGATGATGGTGATTTCAGTTCAGCATGTATGTCAATTCTGATTCACAACACATTTTTCAGTATATGaatgattagaaaatgaataacattattaccatcaatattttttactattctaTGCTTACTATAatggaaacaaacaaaataaaaagccaaaaaaatctatatatataaaaaccaatctatgtatgtatgttcgctaactacttctgaaccactaggccgaatccacccaaatttggtacacacgttctctatcctcaggggaagttaacaaagggggggggagggtcatttaggaaagggggaggggttttgtttagaaaacgaacaattatgtgtaactttcatctcccaggaccgatttcaaccaaattttgtacacatattcactataaggaaacaatcatatgagagattttgggaaaggggagggtctggaggagggtattgttcagaaaacgggtaatttagagtaaattctgaacccctgcactgatttcaaccaaatgtgatacacattctctaccctaaagaaaagataacaaatggggtggggcggtcattgtaaaaagagggagggtatgggggaggggttgtctttataaaacgagcaattcagtgttactcccaacttccagtacccatatcaaccaaatattgtacacatattcactaagagaagtcgatcacatggaagtgtaatttgggaaagaggggagggtctggggaggggtattgttcagaaaacaggcaattcagtgtttcttttgaacccctggaccgctttcatccaaatttggtacacacattctctatcctaaggagaaaataacaaagggtgggatgatcattgggaaaagggagggtaaggggaagggttgtctttagaaaagagcaattcagtgtaacacccaactcccaggaccaatttcagccaaatttggtgcacattttctattctaaggagaagataacaaagaaggtgggaggtcattttggaaaagggaaagttatgggggaaggggttgtctttaaaaatgagcaattcagtgtaactcccaggataaattccaaccagatttggtacacttattctctattttggaagatgtttattgaaaaggtagggccaaacaaagatataaaaatatattgatacaaaggttcaattctatgagcggtagatctacctctgtgggtttcgtgctacagcattggacattttaattctataatttacttttcagtccctagcaaagccggatacatatagctattagctatctatatatctcggatacttattcaacgtatgtgacgtatgtgattttgtaaacaaaaatttaaacgttgatttctgcaatctgatagcactcccacgcaaactatcgccacatacaggtaggggaggtttcggctacatgttcgttgtattggtttgcgtgggagtgtcatcatatttgacaaatcgacgtatgcatctttgtttacaaaatcacatacgtcgttttgaataagttgccgagatatataaaactcaatgtttgtatgtttgtgtgtgtgctccagcctaacttctgaacccattattgtattgtttagttatcgatcaattcaaccatttatcgaaatcatggtttgcccaacgtaaaagcaatgattaatgtgtttccttctggatggtgaatgtgatcccttctttaaaaatagacgtttgctcggaataaggcatcggtggatgtttgtccttctttagaaatagacgtttgcccggaatatggcgattatgggttcgctcccttttccaaaatcagtcaatgttttcaaatgaaatctgccttcttttgatcaaatgatgaagtatcgataagataacgcaattatcctgttgaccaattggtttattcattttccgattgtgaaaaaaaactgcgaatcaaactggcaattccgagcaaggccgggtacataaagctagtaaataaataaaatttgtgtATACAAGTTTTTGAAGGGTTAACGATAGCCCTTCGTGGACGTGCTGTttgcgacgtcaatcgtctagacgcatgtgctagggagtgtgagttcgattcccgttcTGTAAAGAGGAAACTTttcttgatcgaaaaattctccactgcaCTGGATGCTATGTGTCCTggccgttgtctcatgctaggcgttaagtgttcagtctgaacGACCTCTGGTCAAAGACGGTGTCCCTgtctttttttaaaataaaaaaaaataaatggttaAAAAAGAGTTCCAAAATGTTGTTTCACATAatatatgttgcatagaaacagttctcattgaaaataaaaattttgaccacccgtttgtatgagaattccccatagtgTAATGGTATATCTTTTATAACATCCCCTGTTATAAAAAATGCTGTTTTCTTGTGCTTCTGAACTTGTGCTACACTACCGGTCGTGTTTTCAAACA
The nucleotide sequence above comes from Armigeres subalbatus isolate Guangzhou_Male chromosome 3, GZ_Asu_2, whole genome shotgun sequence. Encoded proteins:
- the LOC134222328 gene encoding uncharacterized protein LOC134222328, with product MANSLSTDSCIMALQNCFARRGTPIQIISDQGTNFVGASKELRAALAAIDNHKLAVEFTTASTTWKFNPPASPHMGGAWERLIQTIKRVLLEIKPKHMLTEEVLRNMLIKIENIVNSRPLTHVPVDDESSPALTPNHFLVGSSNGSKPLVLYDDSAVVMRQSWKTSDVLANYFWKRWVNEYTPEISRRTKWFSPSKPIAIGDVVIIVDSTFPRNCWPKGRVVSVKTSSDGQVRSATVQTTSGLYDRPATKLAVLDVGVNDSKPDQGPTTGGDCCLRPSEADTPIRTTRRSQTCRTSTVSQLK